Part of the Microcoleus sp. AS-A8 genome, ATGCTTTTGTCTGCAACTTGCTATAAGTAGAACAATCCGTTTGTTCTCTGTACGAAGTCGTGCCAGAAAACTATGTCATCCTCTACTCAACCTAAAGCCGTCAAATCAACCACCGATAGCCCTCATCACCAAATTGTGATGGTGGGCGGAGGTGCCGCAGGCATTACCGTCGCCTCCCAGTTACTCGCCAAAAATAGCAAACTTGACATTGCTATCATCGAACCGTCCGACAAGCACTACTACCAGCCCGCCTGGACATTGGTTGGAGGAGGTCGGTTTAAGGCAGAAGATACCGTTAAGCCAGAAGCCTCCTGTATTCCCAGTGGTGTTACCTGGATTAAAGACTATGCCACCGAATTCGACCCTGATAACAATCTTGTAAAAACCCGTGAGGGAAAACAGGTTTATTATGACTACTTAATTGTGTGTCCTGGTATTCAGATTGATTGGAATGCGATCGCAGGATTAAAAGAAGCGCTCGGAAAAAATGGTGTATGTAGTAACTACAGCTTTGAAGGCGCTCCCTACACCTGGGAAACCATCCGCAATTTTAAGGGAGGAAATGCCCTATTTACCTACCCGGCAACTCCAATTAAATGCGGCGGTGCTCCCCAAAAAATCATGTACCTCGCCGACGACAGCTTCCGCCAGAATGGGGTTCGCAACCAGACAAACGTGCTGTTTTGCAGTGCCGTGGGTGCAATTTTCCCTGTTCCCGGCTACGCTGAGCCACTGATGCAGGTGGTTAAGCGTCGGGACATTCAGCTAAACTTCAAACACAATCTCAAGGCCATCCGGCCTGAATTTAAGGAAGCCGTGTTTGATGTCACCACGGATAACGGGGTGCAAGAGGTCGCCATTCCCTACGACATGATTCACGTCACCCCACCCATGAGTGCCCCAGACTTTATCAAAAACAGCAAACTGGCTGGGACAGAGGGGCCGAGTAAAGGTTGGGTCAATGTCAATAAAGATACCTTACAGCACAACGTATATCCTAATATTTTTAGTTTAGGAGATGCCTCTTCTCTTCCCATCTCCAAAACAGCAGCGGCTATCCGAGGACAGGCACCTGTACTCGTAGAAAACTTGCTGGCTGTAATGCAGACTCACTCCCTGACCGGCAAATACACAGGTTACACATGCTGTCCGCTGATTACAGGTTACGGCACAGTGATCATGGCAGAATTTGACTACACCAACCAACCTCTGTCCACTTTCCCCATGGACCCTAGGGAGGAGCGTTATAGTATGTGGTTGGTGAAGCGTCATGTTTTACCCTGGCTTTACTGGAATCGAATGCTCAAAGGTAAACAATTTGAGGGAAAAGCCCTGAAGCTTAAGGGATGGAGACCAACAACGACTTGAGAATAGAGTCGGTCTGCTCACATCCTGCCTGATTCGGCGTCAATCGTGCTTACCTGCGGGGAGTTCAAAGATGGTGCTGGCGAATCCAGGCAGCGTAAGACCCCTTTTAAGTATCCAGCATCTTTTAGCTGTCTAACCCCCCGAAATTCGGGGGGCTGAAGCTCCTATACCTTGCTTTTGAGTTCGCTCAGTGCGGCTCGAATTGTTTCAATTCGTTTACGGTTCACACCTAAGTCCGACTGTCCTAGACGCGAGGCGGAGCGAACATGGATGACTTTAGCACTGGAATCGAGTAAGAATTCCACATCATCGACATACCCCATCAGCTTACTCTTGAATTCTGCGTAGAGGTAATTCTCGGTTTCTGTGATAATTGTTGTTCTCTCCTGGTTCTGAATGACTCTCTTGAGGTCAGCCATGGCCTGTGTGGGTGTTGAGTCAAAAGTTAAAGGCTCAATTTTATGCACAGCATCTTGGCTTTGGCTATTGACGCAGTTGGGGCTGCTAGGGCAGGCTGCTAGTTGCCCAGATGCCTGAATACCGATATTTGTAGGTCGTGTTCCGGCAAACATTGTTCCTCCTGAAAAAGCTAGTGTTACTCCCAACCAACAAATAGCAATGAGAACTAAGGATATCGTGATGATCAGGGCTGACCGAAAAGGCGATGATTTTTGGGTCTCTATGCTCATTGGGCGGGTAAGTTGTTTGTAAACTTTCTTTAAAAACCTTACCAAATAGCCGGGAGAGTACTAAATTAATCCTTCGATCTCGATCGCCTCAATCAGCTGAAGACCACGAGGGTCACCCACTCTCAAGAGTGCAGCTTTAGCGTCTTCCTGAACCCCCAAGTCTTCATCTTCGGCAAAGGCTTCAAGCAAGCCATCAATCGCCCCCCCGTAGATGGCATTCGAGGGAAGTTCCCGGCATAACTGTCCGATTGACCAGGCACAATTACTCCGCACGGCTGCCACCGGGTCTTGTTTCAGGGCTGTAATTAGGGGTGGAATACAGGCCACAATGTCTCCATACTGCAACTGAGCCATTTGCGCTAAAGCACTAGCCGCCCACAACCGCACGGCTGAAATCTCATTTTTCAGAGCATCAGTCAGAGAAGGCAAAGCGCGGCGATCGCGGCAGTTGCCCAATGCCCAAACCGCACCTTTACGCACATAACCATTCCAATCGCGATTCAACTGTTCAATTAATGGCTCTACTGCTGTTGAACTCGGATTGCGTCCGAGGGCATAGGCCGCACTCACTCGTACCAAGGGGCACACATCTTTCAAAAG contains:
- a CDS encoding NAD(P)/FAD-dependent oxidoreductase — translated: MSSSTQPKAVKSTTDSPHHQIVMVGGGAAGITVASQLLAKNSKLDIAIIEPSDKHYYQPAWTLVGGGRFKAEDTVKPEASCIPSGVTWIKDYATEFDPDNNLVKTREGKQVYYDYLIVCPGIQIDWNAIAGLKEALGKNGVCSNYSFEGAPYTWETIRNFKGGNALFTYPATPIKCGGAPQKIMYLADDSFRQNGVRNQTNVLFCSAVGAIFPVPGYAEPLMQVVKRRDIQLNFKHNLKAIRPEFKEAVFDVTTDNGVQEVAIPYDMIHVTPPMSAPDFIKNSKLAGTEGPSKGWVNVNKDTLQHNVYPNIFSLGDASSLPISKTAAAIRGQAPVLVENLLAVMQTHSLTGKYTGYTCCPLITGYGTVIMAEFDYTNQPLSTFPMDPREERYSMWLVKRHVLPWLYWNRMLKGKQFEGKALKLKGWRPTTT
- a CDS encoding DUF1499 domain-containing protein — its product is MSIETQKSSPFRSALIITISLVLIAICWLGVTLAFSGGTMFAGTRPTNIGIQASGQLAACPSSPNCVNSQSQDAVHKIEPLTFDSTPTQAMADLKRVIQNQERTTIITETENYLYAEFKSKLMGYVDDVEFLLDSSAKVIHVRSASRLGQSDLGVNRKRIETIRAALSELKSKV
- a CDS encoding HEAT repeat domain-containing protein, translating into MYNDDDDLSVLDAADLEDPLDAIEPIDSESEAHKPDPEAMLPLLTARETPQRMLAARAFCEIQDERAIPHLINLLKDVCPLVRVSAAYALGRNPSSTAVEPLIEQLNRDWNGYVRKGAVWALGNCRDRRALPSLTDALKNEISAVRLWAASALAQMAQLQYGDIVACIPPLITALKQDPVAAVRSNCAWSIGQLCRELPSNAIYGGAIDGLLEAFAEDEDLGVQEDAKAALLRVGDPRGLQLIEAIEIEGLI